In Bacteriovorax stolpii, a single genomic region encodes these proteins:
- a CDS encoding prepilin-type N-terminal cleavage/methylation domain-containing protein — translation MKQNKGFSLVEIMIAAAALAGLAYVGLQLTKTQTKSVAKNSFDNEVSMITNEINGLLSDPAVCLATLISTATPTNINSKYYIKTDSNAPANGYGNGNVKINSYAFSGAAPDGVLDIRFNNKAILKGTAGAAEVIKKINITYTGTPGAVTSCRATSTGTSDIWLRGTGANINNIYYNSGNVGVGTISPTNAKLEVAGTIRPGAVTVGSGCAVIGAQGYNSSNGQPAYCDGSVWKNSGGGAGDVTIVNGPISSCRGTSTAYCPSGHTVVGGGYIFNASCGCPEEHRFATQNYPSSTTSWTVSMECATSTAYAVCMKK, via the coding sequence ATGAAACAGAATAAAGGATTTTCTCTCGTTGAGATTATGATTGCGGCTGCCGCTCTGGCCGGATTGGCCTATGTCGGTTTGCAACTGACCAAGACCCAAACTAAAAGTGTTGCTAAGAACTCTTTTGACAATGAAGTGAGCATGATCACTAATGAGATTAATGGGCTTCTGTCAGATCCTGCTGTTTGTCTTGCGACATTAATTTCCACAGCGACTCCTACAAATATCAACAGCAAGTACTATATAAAAACCGACTCCAATGCTCCGGCAAATGGGTATGGTAACGGCAATGTTAAAATTAATTCATACGCATTTTCGGGAGCTGCACCAGATGGAGTACTTGATATTCGTTTTAACAACAAGGCCATCTTAAAGGGGACTGCTGGCGCAGCAGAAGTAATTAAAAAAATCAATATTACCTATACAGGAACTCCAGGGGCCGTGACCTCTTGTCGAGCAACATCAACCGGGACAAGTGATATCTGGCTTCGAGGAACTGGTGCCAATATTAACAACATTTACTACAACAGTGGAAATGTGGGAGTGGGGACCATAAGTCCAACGAATGCTAAATTAGAAGTGGCCGGCACTATTCGTCCCGGTGCCGTTACTGTGGGAAGTGGTTGTGCTGTCATTGGTGCCCAAGGATACAATAGCTCTAATGGGCAGCCTGCGTACTGTGATGGTTCCGTCTGGAAAAATTCTGGCGGGGGAGCTGGTGATGTTACGATTGTGAATGGCCCTATTTCATCATGCCGTGGAACCTCTACGGCCTATTGCCCTTCTGGGCATACTGTCGTCGGTGGTGGTTATATCTTTAATGCTTCTTGTGGTTGTCCTGAAGAGCATCGTTTTGCGACTCAAAATTATCCTTCGTCTACGACTTCCTGGACTGTGAGCATGGAGTGTGCAACCAGTACTGCTTATGCCGTTTGTATGAAAAAATAA
- a CDS encoding sensor histidine kinase has protein sequence MRLSHKLLRDAALFLILISMPVYYLAFTYSLKESSKSRELIVTRQLTSFQNTLKEALWNGDSPYTRQIVSTLGNIEGVSSVVLYDDKMEKIQESNSPSKRIPFSHDMYKELESNQVKQIKTKSEGSFLVSLITKKTDQGLEKLGIIKIDIHYNDLIKSAHARSRTMLAVLLGIFILIFFIQFLYLREFLIKPLSDFEKAISEMNVYADIKLKEDPNHVFEIANLTKTFNHMGEELKNSAGIINQQQMQMINVSKMSALGEMASGVAHEINNPLMITTGFLERIQKAVQNDPEKYSEIAMHTEKALKGTQRVAKIVKGLRSFARNGSKDPMQEVETEKIISETLELCFERFKYGEIQLEITKTVSGKIICRESQISQVLLNLLNNAYDAVTEMPSKNKWVKVEVADSADQNKILIYITDCGPGIPKDIASKILEPFFTTKETGKGTGLGLSISVGIVEEHGGKLYLDHGHDNTRFVLELPRA, from the coding sequence ATGAGACTAAGTCACAAACTCTTAAGAGATGCTGCTCTCTTTTTGATTTTAATTTCAATGCCGGTTTACTACCTGGCATTCACCTATTCTCTTAAAGAGTCTTCGAAAAGCCGTGAACTTATTGTTACACGCCAGCTTACAAGCTTTCAAAACACCCTGAAAGAGGCACTCTGGAATGGAGACTCCCCTTACACCAGGCAAATCGTCAGCACTCTAGGAAATATTGAAGGTGTCTCGTCAGTTGTTCTCTATGACGATAAGATGGAAAAAATTCAGGAGAGCAACTCTCCTTCTAAAAGGATCCCTTTTTCGCATGACATGTATAAAGAACTTGAGAGTAATCAGGTCAAACAAATCAAAACAAAATCTGAAGGGAGCTTTTTAGTTTCTCTAATAACTAAAAAAACCGACCAAGGTCTAGAAAAGCTTGGGATTATCAAAATTGATATCCACTATAATGATTTAATTAAAAGTGCACATGCTCGCTCAAGAACAATGCTCGCAGTTCTCCTTGGAATTTTTATCCTGATTTTCTTTATTCAATTCCTCTATCTGAGAGAATTTCTCATCAAGCCTCTTTCAGATTTCGAGAAGGCCATCTCTGAGATGAATGTTTATGCCGACATCAAACTCAAGGAAGACCCGAATCATGTTTTTGAGATTGCGAATCTTACAAAAACCTTCAACCATATGGGTGAAGAACTCAAAAATAGTGCCGGCATTATCAATCAACAGCAAATGCAGATGATCAATGTCAGCAAGATGTCAGCTCTGGGGGAAATGGCCTCAGGTGTGGCACATGAAATTAACAATCCACTTATGATCACAACTGGTTTTTTAGAACGCATTCAGAAGGCCGTTCAGAATGATCCAGAAAAGTATTCAGAGATTGCGATGCACACTGAAAAGGCGCTTAAGGGAACCCAGCGTGTGGCAAAAATTGTTAAAGGTCTTCGAAGCTTCGCCCGCAATGGAAGCAAAGATCCGATGCAGGAAGTAGAAACAGAAAAAATCATTTCAGAAACGCTGGAATTATGTTTTGAGCGATTTAAGTACGGTGAAATTCAACTCGAAATTACCAAGACAGTGAGTGGAAAAATCATCTGCCGCGAGTCTCAGATCTCTCAAGTTCTTTTAAATCTTCTCAACAATGCTTATGATGCTGTAACTGAAATGCCATCAAAAAATAAATGGGTTAAAGTTGAAGTTGCGGATTCGGCCGATCAAAATAAAATTCTTATATATATTACTGACTGCGGTCCCGGAATCCCAAAAGATATTGCCTCTAAGATTCTTGAGCCGTTTTTTACAACAAAAGAAACAGGTAAAGGCACAGGCCTTGGGCTCTCTATCTCAGTTGGTATTGTAGAAGAGCATGGCGGGAAGTTATACCTCGATCACGGTCATGACAATACACGATTTGTTCTTGAATTGCCTAGAGCCTAG
- a CDS encoding substrate-binding periplasmic protein, which produces MMLSKIATVFCCLFLLGTGQAEVVKVGGYNFPPFVDRDGKSGMVYDLINKLNQSQSKYKFVFSLTSANRRYRDLKSGKIDVIFFEDEAWSWNQDKVPHLKTGVILTGGEIYVSLLKPGRDQKFFDSFEGKKIRGIFGYHYNFANMKTDPEVLRKKGISLGQDNEENLKDLMNDKVDIIVINSFMMDSLLKKDKTLSGKLLISTKKDQNYQLRILLNERSPISSAEIEKLVVPHLK; this is translated from the coding sequence ATGATGCTTTCAAAAATAGCGACAGTTTTCTGCTGTCTCTTCCTTCTAGGAACGGGCCAGGCAGAAGTGGTTAAAGTCGGTGGCTATAACTTTCCTCCTTTCGTCGACAGAGACGGAAAGTCAGGTATGGTTTATGACCTGATCAATAAACTTAACCAATCACAAAGCAAATATAAATTCGTCTTCAGCCTGACCAGCGCCAACCGCCGTTACCGCGATTTAAAGAGCGGTAAAATTGATGTTATTTTCTTTGAAGATGAAGCATGGAGCTGGAATCAAGACAAGGTTCCTCACCTGAAAACCGGAGTGATTTTGACAGGTGGAGAAATCTACGTTTCGCTACTCAAGCCTGGGCGAGATCAAAAGTTCTTTGATTCATTTGAGGGGAAAAAGATCAGGGGGATTTTTGGTTATCACTACAACTTTGCCAATATGAAGACAGACCCGGAAGTTTTGAGAAAAAAAGGCATCAGTCTGGGGCAAGACAATGAAGAGAACTTAAAAGATTTGATGAATGATAAAGTAGATATCATTGTCATTAATTCTTTTATGATGGACAGCTTGTTAAAAAAAGATAAAACATTATCAGGCAAACTTTTGATCAGTACAAAAAAAGACCAAAATTATCAGTTGAGAATTTTATTAAATGAACGCTCACCTATTTCTTCTGCAGAAATAGAAAAATTAGTGGTTCCCCATTTAAAATGA